From the genome of Gammaproteobacteria bacterium, one region includes:
- a CDS encoding DUF1804 family protein, whose protein sequence is MAKEESRKLFYIYFVEHGLTAKEAAQKANVTETTASRWVDKYKMKAERDARIFGTNQRIENVRGVLGALAEETMELTRQLREANEQNDRGAAKDIRMSLASLSDQAAKWNKTLANIEGKERITLSVYLHVMEDLFKAMYAKHPAIYQQLISFQEEVIHTKAAELA, encoded by the coding sequence ATGGCAAAGGAGGAAAGTCGAAAGCTGTTCTACATCTATTTCGTTGAGCATGGGCTGACCGCCAAGGAAGCGGCACAGAAGGCCAACGTCACCGAGACCACGGCAAGCCGCTGGGTCGATAAGTACAAGATGAAGGCCGAGCGCGATGCCCGCATCTTCGGCACCAACCAGCGCATCGAGAACGTGCGCGGTGTGCTGGGCGCATTGGCCGAGGAGACCATGGAACTGACCCGCCAACTACGCGAGGCCAATGAACAGAACGACCGTGGAGCCGCGAAGGACATCCGCATGTCGCTGGCATCATTGAGCGACCAGGCAGCGAAGTGGAACAAGACCCTCGCCAACATCGAGGGCAAGGAACGCATCACGCTCAGCGTCTATCTCCACGTGATGGAGGACCTGTTCAAAGCCATGTATGCCAAGCATCCGGCCATCTATCAGCAGCTCATATCTTTTCAGGAGGAAGTCATCCACACCAAGGCCGCTGAACTCGCATGA